A stretch of DNA from Perca fluviatilis chromosome 15, GENO_Pfluv_1.0, whole genome shotgun sequence:
AGTTTCTTCAGTAAAATGCCACTACATTACGAGTGTAGTATGTTGAGGACAGTTTAGGacactgtataaaaaaaatcacaatggtATTTGTTGTCGCTACCGATTTACGAGCGAAAACAGCACTTCAATCTACGTTCCGGCTGTTGGCTGagttagggaccgtctacaaattacattacTCAGGCTGGTGACATAGGCTACTGGGATTCTTTCAGGAAACAAATCAccaaaaatctataaaaagacattttctcattctgattgctgtagtacttgccaatggcaggctattacttactacaggtcatatttttgtcatatgtcacattatagtgaaacagtatgcaattaaaagattaaaaggatcaccaaaaatcaaccaaaagacattttctcattctgattgctgtagtagctgccaatggtaagcctttacttactacaggtcatatttttgtcatatgtcacattatagtgaaacaggatggaattaaaagtttaaaatatttacCAAAACTCtacaaaaagacattttctcattctgattgctgtagtacttgCCAATGGTGGACTGCTAGTTAGGcctactacaggtcatatttgtgtcatatgtcacattatagtgaaacagtatgcaattaactttaaaatattcaccaaaaatcaacagaaatacattttctcattctgattgctgtagtagttgCCAATGGTGGACTGCtagttactacaggtcatatttgtgtcatatgtcacattatagtgaaacagtatgcaattaactttaaaatattcaccaaaaatcaacagaaatacattttctcattctgattgctgtagtagctgccaatggTGGACTGCtagttactacaggtcatatttgtgtcatatgtcacattatagtgaaacaggatggaattaaaagtttaaaatcttcaccaaaaatcaacaaaaatacattttctcattctgattcctgtagtagctgccaatgataagcctttacttactacaggtcatatttttctCATGTCACATGAtagtgaaacagtatgcaattaaaagtttaaaatatttttgagAGAAAATTGAGTCCTGATATATAAGTTGTTGTTTCAGGAAACCATGGCCTGTAGTAAGTAGCAGTGAGAGTTTGGTAAGGACTACAGCAATCTGAATGagaaaaaattatttcattgaattttggtgaatattttttagaaaaaattgaGTCCTGCTTCCATATAACTTGTTGTTTTAGGAAACCATGGTCTGTAATAAGTAGCAGGAAGTGACTGGGAAATATTAgggcaatcagaatgagaaaaactaattagggcccgagcaccgacTGCGGCGAAGGCCCttttgaaactgaaggaattattctttttCCTTCGTCCGGCTAATTaatcgcctttttgaggggcaatcagaatgagaaaatgtatttttgttgagttttggtgaatattttaaacttttaattgcatactgtttcactataatgtgacatatgacaaaaatatgacctgtagtaagtagtagcctgccattggcaagtactacagcaatcagaatgagaaaatgtcttttggttgatttttggtgatccttttaattgcatactgtttcactaGAATGtgaaatatgacaaaaatatgacctgtagtaagtagtagcctgccattggcaagtactacagcaatcagaatgagagtGATTTCTTTCCTGAAAGAATCCCAGTAGTCTATGTCACCAGCCTGAgtaatgtaatttgtagacggtccctaactCAGTCAACAGCCGGAACGTAGGTTGAAGTGCTGTTTTCGCTCGTAAATCGGTAGCGACAACAAATaccattgtgatttttttttatacagtgtCCTAAACTGTCCTCAACATACTACACTCGTAATGTAGTGGCATTTTATTGAAGAAACTGAATGGGGGTAGGTCAAAAACGAATATTCTGCGAATATCAAACCTGCTGCTAACTTATACCCGCTATCATTATTTAATGCTGTAAAACTTGCTCTAATTTCCTGACTTGTTGATGTTATTGATGAAAGTAACTGTTCTACTAACTTTAAAACATAATCATCTGTAATAAAgatttatttgtttctgtaatcTGCCTAATTTTTGATTAACTTCCTGTCTGACCCAGTCTGAACCATACCAAAAGAAAAGTTAGACTGGATAATTGTTGTTCTATAATATCCACTGACCGAGTTTTGATTATGATCCGAAATCCACGCCAGCAGTTGGTGTCCTATTTCATGCCCATTGCAGAGGTATAGACAAAATCTTCACAGTTATGACTTCTCTGAGGAAGTggttttcaacattttaacgAAACAATGTTGACTTGTATGTTTCTTtagttttatttgaaaatatgaatgGTGAAAGTAGGTTATTCAGcagacaacaacaaaagcaTAAATTACAGAaaggtatataaaaaaaaagtttttctttatcTTCCTGAAAAGTTAAGCCTTGCCTGAAACCTACAAACTTTTTCTCAGTTTGTTTTTCTCAGAAATTGAAAAGAAGAACTGTACGTGCTTTGTCTGATGTATGGACACTACAATGGCAACTTTGTCACACTCTGTCATCAAACATCGAAGCTCTACAATGGCGACATTTTCATCATAATATAAGGCGAACACACCTCCTAGGATTACATATTATTTTCACCCTCTCACCATTCAAATTTAAtttcaaacaattaaaaaagaagaaaggaggaCTCTTATTGCGAAGCGAAATTAAATTACCGGAAGTGTGTGTATTGGCGGCTCGACTCGGCTCGCACTGCTCCGCTCTTTACGGTCCTGACGCTAAGCTAGCTGAGAGGATGCCGTCGACTGAATACGACGAGTGAGTGTTGTTAAACACATGTAATAATTTCTGCTTGTATTAGAGGTCTTATATCGATCTAATATTGCTTATCAATCTTCCCCTCCAGCTCCAAGCCCAGCTGGGCAGACCAAGTCGAAGAGGAAGTAGATGAAGGTAAAGAGCcaacgttagttagctagctaatgctagcacATCTCTTGTAGTCTGGTGTCCGGAGGAGGAGGCCGACTAGGCGGCTTCCACTTCCACGTGGTTGTCGGGCGTAATAATCGACATAAAATATATACTAACCTGTGATGTTTTGGatatatattgtttaaaatgcTTCATTAATAAGTTTGAGTGACTGACTTCAATTAACGATTCATTGATGAAATATGTAATCGACATATGCTGTGGCCTGAGGACAGTTAACGTTACGTAGGCAGTGTCATTCACTGGTAAGAAAGCTagaagttagcaagctagctagctatgttaaTGGCTTTAGTTAAGGCGAACTGTGCAATCAACCATTGTGTCAACaattgaaatgtgtttctgtccaaACAAATGTAAAGTGAGTCCTGGATTAATTCAGAACTGGGGATGCGATCAAGAGATGCGAAGTTCTGGGGCTGCATTGACATTGTTGACAGCATAGAATAGTACAGCgttgatggccaaatgaagttGTCTGTTCATTTAATGTTAAAGTAGAGTCGACCAACACAATCAAAAGCCTCTAACAAGAGGGCAGGAAAAACAGTTtgtcttttttcctctttaagTCTTGACTGAATATTCTTTTGACAGGCACACTACCACCCCCCAAGGAAACCATCAAAGGAAATATAAAAACTATCACGGAATATAAAATAGATGATGATGGGAAGAAGTTCAAGGTAAGTTTGAGTTTTACTAAGGTATGTATTCCATTTGTAAAAATTGTTTACAATGTTGGTCTGTATATGGCTGCATTTCATGGGAGCAGCTCTTTCACACATGTTGAGAAATTATCTTGCATTTTAGTGTACTTTTACCTGTACCATGAGACCAACATTATGGCACTAGCACTCACAAGTGCTTATAATAGACGGTATGCTTCAGGGCATGTTTAAATGCTACAGGAGTAAAACATTTTGCTTCAGTGAAATaaaaattctttcttttttgtcctCTAGATTGTGCGGACCTTCAAGATTGAGACAAGAAAAGCCTCAAAAGCTGTTGCCAGGAGAAAGGTCTGCTTTCACATTGAAGTTGCATTCACTTTGAAATGAACAAGACTTTGGGTAAAGTCAGgtgtcatgttttattttgttctcATTTTAGAACTGGAAGAAATTTGGAAACTCAGAGTTTGATGCACCAGGTCCTAATGTTGCCACCACCACAGTCAGTGACGATGTCTACATGACTTTCATCTCCAGTAAAGAGGTGAGGATCCATTGGGACCTTTTCAAGATTTTGTGCTGCTGCTCACTGATGTGTAGCAGTCAACGTAATACACGCAAAAAACTGTGGTATTGATCTGTAATTTCCTCGTTTAGCTTGTGACCGAGTACTTACTCTTACCTCTTGCAGGACTTGAACGCCCAAGACCAGGATGAGGATCCCATGAACAAACTGAAAGGACAGAAGATTGTGTCTTGCCGTATTTGTAAAGGCGACCATTGGACCACCCGCTGTCCATACAAGGACACCCTGGGCCCCATGCAGAAGGAGCTGGCCGAACAGCTTGGCCTTTCCACCGGAGACAAGGACAAGCCTGCTGGCTCTGGTACTATCAGCACACCATTCACATAATCAGattctgatttgtttttgtgatccACTGTTGGACTTGGTGGTTGGCCATGACTAACGTTATGACTGaggcctgcttttcttctcttttcaccAGCGGAGCCAGAGCCTGCGCAGCCTGCGCAGAGCAAGACTGGGAAGTATGTGCCCCCAAGCCTGAGGGATGGGGGAACGCGAAGAGGGGAGTCCATGCAGCCCAACCGGAGAGGTGGGTGTAAGtgaatttcattttctttttctttacacCCAATCTTCACTTGACTCATTGTACAGCAGCAAGAGCAATGCTCAGTGCTAACCGTGTATGTTTGCGCCCCACAGCTGATGACAATGCCACTATCCGTGTGACCAATCTGTCTGAGGACACC
This window harbors:
- the eif3g gene encoding eukaryotic translation initiation factor 3 subunit G isoform X1, with amino-acid sequence MPSTEYDDSKPSWADQVEEEVDEGTLPPPKETIKGNIKTITEYKIDDDGKKFKIVRTFKIETRKASKAVARRKNWKKFGNSEFDAPGPNVATTTVSDDVYMTFISSKEDLNAQDQDEDPMNKLKGQKIVSCRICKGDHWTTRCPYKDTLGPMQKELAEQLGLSTGDKDKPAGSAEPEPAQPAQSKTGKYVPPSLRDGGTRRGESMQPNRRGGSDDNATIRVTNLSEDTRETDLQELFRPFGSISRIYLAKDKNTGQSKGFAFISFHRREDAARAIAGVSGFGYDHLILNVEWAKPSNN
- the eif3g gene encoding eukaryotic translation initiation factor 3 subunit G isoform X2, whose product is MPSTEYDDSKPSWADQVEEEVDEGTLPPPKETIKGNIKTITEYKIDDDGKKFKIVRTFKIETRKASKAVARRKNWKKFGNSEFDAPGPNVATTTVSDDVYMTFISSKEDLNAQDQDEDPMNKLKGQKIVSCRICKGDHWTTRCPYKDTLGPMQKELAEQLGLSTGDKDKPAGSAEPEPAQPAQSKTGKYVPPSLRDGGTRRGESMQPNRRADDNATIRVTNLSEDTRETDLQELFRPFGSISRIYLAKDKNTGQSKGFAFISFHRREDAARAIAGVSGFGYDHLILNVEWAKPSNN